Below is a genomic region from Cryptomeria japonica unplaced genomic scaffold, Sugi_1.0 HiC_scaffold_1254, whole genome shotgun sequence.
CACAGGATGCCTCCATCTACTTAAAGGCGCCTTGAGTCGCCTTTAAGTAGGAATGGGCCAGCTAACTTACTGGAACTGAATCGATACGGGTTAAGCTGGTATCTGCAGTATCTAGGCGCTTAGTGTGTCCCATTGTTGCGCAATGCATTGGCACAAGCATTGCGCGCGCGCACACACGTAAATAATGGCCGCCTCTTTGGAAACTCGAGCGAGCGAGCCAGCCAGCAGGCAACGAGCGGCTGGCGCCATTTGTCTCATTGTGGGCGGTGAGCCATTCGTAGTTTGTATGCTATTTAACTGCGCCGTTTCATCGGAATCCGATTGGCGGCAACTCGAATCTGGCAGATTCGAGTTTCGTcgttgtcgtcgtcgtcgtcgtcgttggATTCGTCGTCGTTGTGGTAGCAAAGTGGCTGATGCTCTTGCTCGCGAAGAAACCAAAGTGGGCAACGTTTGCGCCCGCAAAAGAGGCAACACCAAACTAATGGTCAGTTAGAAGTTGGAAGTTGGAAGTTAGAAGTTGGGAGTTGCAAGTCTAGTTGTTTCGAATCCCATCCGATGTTGCCTCATTTACATTTGAACGTTTGCAAATGCATTCCAGATGACAAGTGGTTGGCAGCCGCTTTCGGACTGCTGCTTTCGGAGTGACAACGCACTTCCGCCCAGAGGTCCCAAATAGGGCGATCTGTTTTACAAGCAGCAAAGAGAGGGTTCAGCTCGGCTAAACTCAGCTCGGCTGGCTAAACTCAGCTTGGCTAACCAGCAGAGCTCTCGCATTTGCGAATAAGCAAATACACAAAAGTGCGCGCTCGCAGCCAGCGATGATAACAAGCTCCCTCATCTTTGTCAGCTCGGCCGACCATTGTTGTCGTGCGACCTCAGCTCGGCGCCTCTTTGCTTCCCAATCTAATCCAACCCGAATTGATCCGATCCGCTTCGTTGCGACATCGTCGGTCATACCTTTACAAAAGTACGGAAGTGGCCGCTCGTCGAGCCGAATCGGATTCGAGGGTCGCGTGCGCAAGCAGATAGCCTCGTTGGCCTAAAGCGCATTGAATGGCGCTTTAGGCCAATGAGAGTGAAACTCAAGTGCGCTTGCCGCCAGATGGAATTTTATAATATTTGCTTGCCAATGAAATTTGCCCTTTGCGAGCAAAAGTTAATTAAATCTGCAGACTGCAACTTAACCACGCAGAGCGGGATTTTCACACAGGCTTCCAGGTAAATCCAGCAGCAGCAGCAACAACAACAGCAGCACGAGCTGTCAGATAAAACTAGTAGCATTAGAGTGCGACCGACACTTTAATGCTGCGACGAACGAGAACCTGTTCTTTAGCTTTGCTCCTTCGCTTAGAATAACAAACTTGCTTTCATCGAAACTTGGTTTTACCTACAAACGAGCTAACAAGCTGTTTCCCATACTTTTAGGAAGCTTGAGTATCCATTTTTAACGTTCTCTCATTCGAGCTCGATGGAAAGCCAGCCCGGCTGACCAGCTGGACAAGCAACACTAAAATTTCAAGGGCAAACTTGAGTGCTCGAGGGGGAGCTGGCCAATGCGAGCAATCAGCGACAATCGAGCGACAGTTAGATAGAAAAATAGACAGTTACCTATCAGCGTCTATTCGTTCCGGCAAATTGAATTGCAGTTAGGTCCTAATCGGTTGAAGCTCAGGTGGAAATTTTGGCCGACGTTTTCCTGCAAGCAGTTTCAATTGGATGACGTCCGCAACGGCGACGAGGAAAGGCAACAAGAAACAGCACCTACAGCAACAACATGTTTGTCGCTCGCTTGCAGAATACGAGATATGAGAGCTTTGTTTCAGCCACTAACAAGCAGCCAACTAAACAGTAGCAGCAGCAGCCACTTGTTAATAACGGATCGAACAAACGGTATTAACAAACAAAAGTGGCCACACAAaccgacacacacacacacacacgcacgcgcgCACAATCGCCACAGCATTGTTCTTTGTTCAAATATTCTTATCAAGCAGCATTGTTTTCCCTATTAGCCCAAAACTCTATTATTAGCAACCAGTTGCCATAATTAGCGCTAAATTATGCCTGCTTATTGCTAATTGAGAGCTAGCCCAGCTCTACAAAATAATTTATCGTCGTCAGCGAGCTAATAATTAATAACTGCACATCGTTGTTGTGTGTCGATTATTCAAGACGTTGATTGTGATGAGCTCCAACTATAAGCGAGATTATAAACGAAGAAAGCTTCAGCAAGCAACAAACAAACGAGCAAAATGTTACGAGCGAGAGATTTTCTTCTTACAATTGCGGCAATCTACCTGCTGTTTGCCTCGCTTGAGCTACATCCGCGCGTTATAAGAGCGAGCGCAAACTATGTGGTGAACCAGATAGTCGACCAGGTCAACACTGAGGGGCCCGCCAGAAAATCAGACGCAAATATTGATTTGTTGATGTATAAAGTGAGAAGAAATTTAGTAGAAAATGATGGTATCATCAATAATAGACAAACAGTTGAGCGGCCAGCAGCAGCGGTGAACTTTAATCAAGTTTTAATTGATAGCACAAGGCAACAAACAAACATGGCCGACCATGTCAGCCAGCACCCAGCAAACCAAAACTCATACAACTACTACGCCAGCAAGACCTATCAACCTGCCGAATTGCAACTAAGAGAATTGATAGGTTCTAATAAGGCGGCGTTGCACGCCGAACCGCAAGAGGTGCAGGTCAAATTTCTCAGATCCGGCGAGCCAGTTGCTGGCGGAGCACCGCCAAAGCCGCCACCAGATCGGCCCACCAATCACACTGTCTACATGCTCAACTATGGCAACTCAGCAGCACTAACTAGAGAGCCAGCTGCCAACAATGAAGCTGGCGCTTCAATACCTTCGTTGGCGCCCGAGCTCATGATTGGCGAGCAACAGCAACAACAGCAGCCCTTTGCCCTTTTGCCGCCCTTCAATCAGCCGCAACCGCTAAGCGGCTCGCCACAAGCGCCAGCCTTGCCGCAAAACATCAGAAATATCCTGAGCAACTACCAGCGGTATCCTCAATCCGCCAATCTAGATCCACGTCTACTTCAGCAGTTGGCActgcagcagcagcagcagcagcagccaGTAAGTCCCACTTTGATTTCTAATCTAGACCAAAATCAGCCCATAGATGCATCGCCAGGGAAGCCTCCATCGGCGATTCAGAACAACGgtcagcagcagcagcagcagcagcagcagcagcaacgAGCTCTATCTCTACCCCAGCAGCAACCTCAGCAACCTCAGCAGCCTGCGCAACAGCCCCAGCAGCCATTCTCGGCGCTGCAAATGCTTGCTGCGCCCTTCCAAGCCTTCCTGCCCGGCTTAAGCCAGCCGACGTTCGGCCGGCCCAATGCCGGAAGTGGGCAGCCTAACGCCGCAACAACCGACGCCGCAAAGCAGCAATCTGCAGCCGCTCAATCCAATActaatactaataataataataatcaacagCAGCAGCAACAGCAACCATTTTCGCTATTCAATCCGTTCGGGTTTGGGAATCAGCCCGCTCAACAGCAAGCAGGTCGCGGCCAAGAAACAGTGCCGCCTCTACAGGCTCTCTACCAGCAGCTACCATTATACCAGGCTCTCCTAGCTGTGCGCCAAAGACAAGAGGCCCTCCAGAATGCGCAAAAGATGCAACAGCAGCAGCAGCTGAACAGCCTCATCAACCCGCCATCCACTCGACGAC
It encodes:
- the LOC131873221 gene encoding uncharacterized protein LOC131873221; the protein is MLRARDFLLTIAAIYLLFASLELHPRVIRASANYVVNQIVDQVNTEGPARKSDANIDLLMYKVRRNLVENDGIINNRQTVERPAAAVNFNQVLIDSTRQQTNMADHVSQHPANQNSYNYYASKTYQPAELQLRELIGSNKAALHAEPQEVQVKFLRSGEPVAGGAPPKPPPDRPTNHTVYMLNYGNSAALTREPAANNEAGASIPSLAPELMIGEQQQQQQPFALLPPFNQPQPLSGSPQAPALPQNIRNILSNYQRYPQSANLDPRLLQQLALQQQQQQQPVSPTLISNLDQNQPIDASPGKPPSAIQNNGQQQQQQQQQQQRALSLPQQQPQQPQQPAQQPQQPFSALQMLAAPFQAFLPGLSQPTFGRPNAGSGQPNAATTDAAKQQSAAAQSNTNTNNNNNQQQQQQQPFSLFNPFGFGNQPAQQQAGRGQETVPPLQALYQQLPLYQALLAVRQRQEALQNAQKMQQQQQLNSLINPPSTRRPVHPPYGGQVQQAHPLGGFAVGGQPIQPSLASGGIQQPANNLWPTQNQHPHQQPLPENGQIGHNNQAGAHQQQQQQNQNPSTVQFDDDDNNTTNNVAGANHDANSNNNNSNINNNNPIQDQNPNQVDNNNEPQMNNDQPENNNNNEANHDQNENTNNNGNNNDNNQPNNNQESKPEEEDPDLKQFQNLANGGDSFTDLFPPGILSNNDISDIKKQQEEQAKKQEEEERQRQLQQQQQQQQQQQQQQQQNNQPIDQFTNGTPDRQNQQNNEAPNQNNGQDNNNENDGNGADDDQDGNGGGGGNQEEPGEEGGEGNNETASPVAARANFKIRPANDRWRRAK